Part of the Labilibaculum antarcticum genome, AGTTCCAAAATACAAGCAACTAATAAATTCTTTGTATCATTCCATTGAAAATGGGGATGTTACCATTGGTGATCAGTTGCCTTCAATTAATGCAATTTGTAAAGAATTTAAGTTGTCCAGAGATACTGTACTGGTTGCTTTTAATGAATTAAAAGCACGTGGAGTTATCTCATCAGTTCCTGGGAAAGGTTACTATTTGGAGAGCAATATTACTCAGCTTAAGCACAATATTTTCTTGCTTTTCGAAGAATTTAATGTATTTAAAGAAATTCTGTACAATTCATTTTTGGAAAGTCTTCAAGGACAGGCTACTGTTGATATTTATTTTCATCATTTTAATGAAAGAGTATTTAAAGAGTTGATTGAAAATAATAATGGCAAGTATACTTCCTATGTTATAATGCCTGCAAAATTTAAAGATGTTTACTCCGTTTTAAAACAACTTCCTCAGGAAAAGGTTTATATTTTGGATCAAACAAACCTTACTTTAAAAAAGCATTATCCTGCGGTTTATCAAAATTTTAAGAAAGATGTGTTTGAGGCTCTTTCGTCTGGGATTGATTTGTTAAAGAAATATAAGAAGGTGTATATGGTTTACCCTGGAGGAAAGGAACCCGAAGGGCAGTTATTGGGATTTAAAAAATTTGCAGAGCAATTTGCAGGCGAGTGGGAGTTTGATGTAATACCTAGTTTAAAGGGGCATACAATTAATAAATTGGAGGCGTATATTGTTCCCAATGATATTGATATGGTTTCTTTGGTTAAAGAAGCGAATGCCAATCAGTTTAAAATAGGTGAGGAATTAGGGATTATTTCCTATAACGACACTCCACTTAAAGAAATTGTTGCCAGTGGAATAACTACCATAAGCACTGATTTTAAGGAAATGGGAGAATTGTTAGCAAGAATGGTTTTAGGCGGTGAAAAAAAATTGATACAAAACAAGTGTGAATTAATAAGGAGAGGATCCTTATAATCTGGAATTGATCGAATTAAGCCCAATTTGCGAATAGTTTTTTGGGATTTAATGAAAAAAAACTATATTTACGGACACCAACCAGTACCAACCAGTCGGTAAATCATGTTTAAGATGTTAATTTAGTATGTAATGTTCTGTTGATCAGGTTTTAATGTTATATTTTCATACTTGTTAACGTAAAAATTTGTTGTTTGATTTAATGGACTGCTAACGATTGTTTTGTTTATTAAATCAGGATTTATTTTAAGTGGAGTAATTTATTTACTCTTTATAGATTTTGAGAAGGGAAAAAAAGTTTACTCAATACATTTAAAATGTAAGAGACTTAATTGTGGATTTGTTTTGAATAGGATTGAGGTAAGTAAAGAATACATATGTAATTGGTATCGTTTAGATGCAGAAAGATACAATGAACGAGTTGAAGAATGTCGGGCTGCTGTTGACGCAATTACCCCCTCAAAGTTAATTGCACAATTGGGTGAATTAGGCCCGGCATAATTCAATTTTTAGTCAGATAAAATAGAAATAAAATGGTTCTTAAAGAGTCTGTTACCTTTTTACAGAAATTGGCAGCGGAGGGAAATGAATCGAAAATATTAAATAAAGTAGCTATGAGTAAGTTTGATTATATCGAGAATCCTCACAGAAGGTACAATCCTTTAACTGGAGAATGGGTGCTTGTTTCACCACACAGATCGAAACGTCCTTGGCAAGGACAAGTTGAGAAAGTTATTGAAGATGTTCGT contains:
- a CDS encoding GntR family transcriptional regulator gives rise to the protein MPSSLFAVSSESGVPKYKQLINSLYHSIENGDVTIGDQLPSINAICKEFKLSRDTVLVAFNELKARGVISSVPGKGYYLESNITQLKHNIFLLFEEFNVFKEILYNSFLESLQGQATVDIYFHHFNERVFKELIENNNGKYTSYVIMPAKFKDVYSVLKQLPQEKVYILDQTNLTLKKHYPAVYQNFKKDVFEALSSGIDLLKKYKKVYMVYPGGKEPEGQLLGFKKFAEQFAGEWEFDVIPSLKGHTINKLEAYIVPNDIDMVSLVKEANANQFKIGEELGIISYNDTPLKEIVASGITTISTDFKEMGELLARMVLGGEKKLIQNKCELIRRGSL